TCGGGCCGGGGTTCCAGCCGTGGGCCGACCGTGCCATCCAGACGCTCGAGGACGACAACGTGGACACGCAGCTCATCAATGTCCGCGAGGGCGTGGAGCTGGTCGACCTCGCTGCCAGCCTCGACCCCGACGAGGAAGGTGTGGGCGAACAGAAGGGGAAGGACCCACACTTCTGGCTCGACCCCCACCGCGCCCGGAAGTCGGTTGACAACATCACCGAGGGGCTCGTCGAGCTCGCGCCCGACGAGGAGGACACGCTGCGAGAGAACGCCCGCACCTACAAGAGCGAGCGACTCGCCCGGATCGACGCGGACTACCAGGCCATCTTCGACGCAGCCGACCGGCAGGTCGTCCAGCTGGCCGCCCACAACGCCTTCCAGTACATCGGGGTCCGGTACGGCGTCGAGATGCGACCGCTGGTGACGAACCTGGCCGCGAGCGGTGACGTGGCTCCGGAGGACATGCGACGGGCCCAGGAGACCATCCGGGAGCACGACATCAGGTACATCGCGAACGGCGTGTTCGAGACCCGTCGCCCGGCGGTCCAGCTGATGGAGGAGACCGACGTGGAGGCGTACTTCCCGGTGACTCCGTACGCCGGTGTCAAGGAGGAGTGGGTCGCGGAGAACTGGGGCTACGAGGAGATCGCCTACAACATCAACATGCCCACCTTCGAGGTCGTTCTCGGAAACAAGCCCCCCGACGAGGCCGGGCCGAACGGCTGGGCTTCCGAGTGGAGGAACTTCCAATGAGTGCCGAAGACGCGGAGGAAACGGTGGAGAGAGGGGCAACGGCCGACGTTCCAGCATCGGCGACGGGTGGGACCGTCATCGAGCTGCGCGACGTCGAATTCGGCTACACCGCCACGCCGGTCGTCGAGGACGTCTCCCTCTCGATAACCGAGGGGGAGTACGTCGCGGTCGTCGGGCCGAACGGGTCGGGCAAGTCGACGCTGATGCAGCTCATGCTCGGCCTGCTCGAGCCCGACAGCGGCGAGGCACGACTGTTCGGCGAGCCAGCGCATCGGTTCGACGACGGGGAACGGCTCGGCTACGTCGCCCAGCACGCCAGCGCCTCGAAGGAGATGCCCATCACGGTCCGCGAGGTCGTGAACATGGGTCGGTTCCCACACGTCGGCTTCGGCCGCCTCTGGGAGGAGGACAGGGAGATCGTCGACGAGGCGCTGGCGACGGTCGGGATGTCGGCGTTCGCGGACCGGCGCATCACGCAGCTCTCCGGGGGCCAGCGTCAGCGAGCCTTCATCGCGCGTGCGCTGGCGGGCGAGGCCGAACTGCTGGTGCTCGACGAGCCGACGGTCGGCGTCGATGCGGAATCGGTGCAGGCGTTCTACGAACTCCTCCAGTCGCTGAACGACCGGGGAATCACCGTCCTGCTCATCGAACACGACCTCGGTGCCGTGACCGAGCACGCCGAACGCGTCGTCTGTCTCAACCGCGAGGTGTACTTCGACGGTCCCACCGACGAGTTCGTCGAGAGCGACGCGCTCGGCCGCGCCTTCGGGACGGCCGCGAACTTCCTGGGTGAGCGACAATGACGGGGACGCTCGCGGCAGTGTGGCTCCAGTCCACCCCGAACGAGACGCTCGATACGGCGTTGGCACCGATGTACTGGCTCCTCGACCTCTGGTCGGGTGCGATGTCGTGGCTCGCCCGGACGGCCGGCATCGAGATGCTGAGCTACGGCTTCATGCAGCGGGGCATCCTCGTCGGCCTCTGCATCGGGGTCATGGCACCGCTCATCGGGACGTTCCTGGTGCACAGACAGCTCGCACTCATCGGCGACGCCCTCGCCCACACCGCGTTCGCGGGCGTCGCGGTCGGGCTGTTCCTCAACGCGGCCATCGACCTCGGGGTGACGCCGTACCTGACGGCGGTCGTCGTGGCGATGATCGCCGCGCTGTTCATCGAACTCATCTCGGAGGTGACCGACGCGTACAACGACGTGTCGATGGCCATCGTGCTGTCGACCGGTTTCGCCATCGGGACGACACTCATCAGCATCAACGCGGGCGGATTGACGGTCAGCGTCGACCAGTACCTCTTCGGGAACCTCTCGACGGTGACCTCCCAGAGCGCCGCCATCCTCCTCGTGCTGTTCGCCATCATCGTCGGCGTCGTCGCCCTGACGCGCAACCAGTTGCTCTACGTCACCTTCGACGAGACGGCGGCGGAGGTCGCCGGCATCTCCGTGAGCTGGTACAACCGTATCATGGTGATGCTGACCGCGCTCGTCGTCGTCGGCGCGATGCAGATAATGGGCGTCATCCTCGTGGCGGCGATGCTCGTGGTCCCCGTGGCGGGCGCATCGCAGGTCGCCAGGAGCTTCAACGAATCGTTGCTCGTCTCCATCGTACTCGCCGAGCTCTCGGTGCTGCTCGGCATCGCAGTCTCGTACGAGATCGGCGCGACTGCCGGCGGTGTGGTCGTCCTGTGTGGCGTGGGTATCTACGCGGTCGCCGTGGCCATCGGGAAGCTCCAGACCAGCCTCGGGGACCAGTCCGCGCCCGAGATGGGGAGCATCGACGTTACCGAGGGCCAGTCGAAGGCGGACTGATGGGACGAGTCCGGACCGACTGTCGGTCCTGCAAACCCGTCGTCGGCGACCGGACGTCGAGCGTGCAACCCCAGCGCCAGACGCTCCACACGAGGGGCTCCGGAGGCAGGTCAAGCGTCCGGGAGCCCGCGCCGTGAGCGGTCTGCAACGTCGTATTCGACCGCCGTGACACGCGCTCGCCAGTACGGTGACGCCCCCGTGGAGGTCTCCCACTCGACGCGTGCTTCGGTCGGAACACGGACGCCGTCGTGCCACTCGTACTCGCCGAAGTGGCCCGTCCACGGGAGGAAGTCGTCGTCTTCCTGCCGATAGCGGCGCTCGGCGGTGACCCGTTCGACCAGGCCGGCATCGTCGAAGTGGAACACGAGCGATGCCGCCGTCGAGCCGTCGACGATAGTCGCCTTCGCGCGATTCTCGTCCACGGGCTCCCACGCGACACCGTTGGACGGGAGCAATGCGGACGGTACCCAGGGGCCCTCGGCGAGGTACCGCAGCAGTTCGCTCCGGTCCATCTCCGGGTTCGACGGCGCGGTCGCGACCGGAACGACACCGAGGGCGAGTGCCCGGAGCGAGCCCGCACCGCCCTCGTAGGCGTCGACGACGCGGACCGGAACGAGCGGTGCCGCGTGGATGCTCGCGTCCCAGACGAACCCCGGCGGGTCGACGGTGACGTGCTGGGTCGCGGTCATCGGCCGCCACTCGTCGCCGAGCAGGAACGACCCCTGCTGGTGCAGCCGTGCGGTCCGAGGGAGTGCTCGCTCCGGAGCCAGCACCGCGTCGAAGTACCGACGGACTGGAGACGGGAGGTCGGACAGCCCGTCGACCGCATCGAGTTCGACTGCCGGTCGCCCCGCGGCTGCGAGGAGACCGTCGACCCGGCGACGTGTCGACCGTTCGGTCCGGACCCGACCGACCACGAGACCGACAGCACCGACCAGCAGGCCGCCGATGGTGACCAGGCCCAGGCGTTTCCGCAGCGTCATGCCGTTCGTCCCCCGCCGTCGGCGTTGCGCGTCGCGGCCCCGACGCCGACGAGTACGAGGGCGAGCGTTCCGAGCACGGGGAGCGGGACCTCGACCTGGTAGTCGAACACCACGACCGACGCACCGGCGACGAACAGCAGCAGTCCGAGGAGTAGCGTCAGGTTCCCTGCGAGTGACCGATTGCTCCGTTTGTTCATACGTTGTGATACGTCAGGTGACCACATCTGACTACTGCTGGCTCCCACCACCTGAGAACCAGAACGAGGGCTCTCGGGGCCCCGTCGTTCCCATCCGGTGAGACGGACCGTCCGAGTTCAAGTCCACTCACGGCGTCTCTAGAGCATGGAAACTACCGTCACCACCAGAACCAAAAAGCGGCCCCGCAGGGAGGGCGGATTCCCGGCGTACGGCCCCGTCGACGCGGCCCTCGGCTACTGGCTGTTCTACGTCGTCGTCGATCGGGCGACACCGACCGTCGTCGACCTGTTCGCCGGGCGCGTGCTCGAACTCTCGCCGTCGCTGGTCCGGCTCGGACTCGCGGCGCTGCTCTGGTTCGTGCTCGCCGTGACGCTGCTCGACCAGCTACGGACACAGTTCGACGCCCTCACCCGCCGCTCGGTTCCCGAGCGTGACTGGTGGTCCGTCTCCCGGCTGGTTCCGGATCAGTACTGGATGCTGGCGTACGGCCTGGGGACCGTGCTGGCCGGTGCGACGGCACTCGTCACCTTCGAGGTCGGCACTGCTGCGGCGGTGACACTCATCGAGAGCGTCGCGACGGTCGACGTGGCGGCCATCTCCCTTCTGGACGTGGTCGCAGTCGTGGTGTTCTTCGTCTCCTTCGCGGTGGCCTCGTTCAGCCTCGACCGACTGGCGATTCGGGCCATCCGCGTGCTGCTGGCCGGGGAGCGCGTGTCCACTGCACCGAAACGCTGAGGGGGGCCGACGTGGACAGACCAGTCACGGAACCGGTCCGGCGGACGGTGGCGACCCCACCAACGAGTAGACCGGCGTGAGGTCCAGCCCGTGCTCGAACAGTACATCCTCTTCGTCGGCGGGCTCGCACTCCTCGTGGTCGGTGCGGAGCGGGCCGTCTCCTCGGCGGGCGACCTCGCGCTCTACTACGGCGTCTCGAAGCTGTTCGTCGGCGTCAGCGTCATCGCCGTGGGGACGTCCGTACCGGAGATGACGACCTCCGTCTACGCCGCTTCGTACGGTGCAGGGGACCTGCTGGTCGGGAACATCGTCGGGTCGGAGACCGCACAGATCACGCTCGCCATCGGGGTGGTGGCGCTCATCTCCCCCATCGTCGCCCAGCGGCGGAACGTGATGGTGTACGGCGGGGCGATGGTGCTCTCGATGATCATCATGATACTCACCATCGAGGACGGCGAGATTATCCGTTCCGAGGGGTTCCTGATGATGCTCTCGTACGTCTTCTTCATCTACACGATGTACACCAACGAAGGTGGCGAGGAGATCACCGAGGAGGTCGTCGAGCGCGAGCCGCCCCGGCGGACGGTCCCGTGGATCGTCCTCGGGCTCGGGATGGTCGTCCTCGGCGGCCACATCATGGTGACCGCCGGCGTCGAGATCGCACGCGCCGTCGGCATCTCCGAGTACATCGTCGGCCTGCTCACCGGGCTGGGAACGACCGCGCCGGAGATCGTGGTCGCGGGTATCGCGGCCCGCGGGGGTGAGGAGGGCATCTCTGTGGGAGCCATCCTCGGGAGCAACATCACCGACCCCGTCTTCTCCCTCGGCATCGGACCGCTGTTCTACGACGTCGCCCTCGAGGACCCCGGCGGCGTCGTCTCCTCGGCGCAGTACATGCTCGTCGTCTCGTTGCTGGTGCTCGGCCTGTTCTACTGGCAGCGGGGCATCGACCGCCGGGCGGCGGTGCTCTGTCTGTTGCTGTATCCACCGAGCTTCTACATCGCCTAGCAGACGGGAGATGGAGTCCGGTCTCGACCGTTCAGGGGCTCCAGAATCGTCGGGAACGGGCGGTTCGTCCTCGGTCGTGCTCGAGTGTGTCTCCGTGGTCGGCCCGTCCTCGCGGCGGTT
The nucleotide sequence above comes from Haloarchaeobius salinus. Encoded proteins:
- a CDS encoding metal ABC transporter permease translates to MTGTLAAVWLQSTPNETLDTALAPMYWLLDLWSGAMSWLARTAGIEMLSYGFMQRGILVGLCIGVMAPLIGTFLVHRQLALIGDALAHTAFAGVAVGLFLNAAIDLGVTPYLTAVVVAMIAALFIELISEVTDAYNDVSMAIVLSTGFAIGTTLISINAGGLTVSVDQYLFGNLSTVTSQSAAILLVLFAIIVGVVALTRNQLLYVTFDETAAEVAGISVSWYNRIMVMLTALVVVGAMQIMGVILVAAMLVVPVAGASQVARSFNESLLVSIVLAELSVLLGIAVSYEIGATAGGVVVLCGVGIYAVAVAIGKLQTSLGDQSAPEMGSIDVTEGQSKAD
- a CDS encoding DUF6920 family protein; translation: MTLRKRLGLVTIGGLLVGAVGLVVGRVRTERSTRRRVDGLLAAAGRPAVELDAVDGLSDLPSPVRRYFDAVLAPERALPRTARLHQQGSFLLGDEWRPMTATQHVTVDPPGFVWDASIHAAPLVPVRVVDAYEGGAGSLRALALGVVPVATAPSNPEMDRSELLRYLAEGPWVPSALLPSNGVAWEPVDENRAKATIVDGSTAASLVFHFDDAGLVERVTAERRYRQEDDDFLPWTGHFGEYEWHDGVRVPTEARVEWETSTGASPYWRARVTAVEYDVADRSRRGLPDA
- a CDS encoding sodium:calcium antiporter codes for the protein MLEQYILFVGGLALLVVGAERAVSSAGDLALYYGVSKLFVGVSVIAVGTSVPEMTTSVYAASYGAGDLLVGNIVGSETAQITLAIGVVALISPIVAQRRNVMVYGGAMVLSMIIMILTIEDGEIIRSEGFLMMLSYVFFIYTMYTNEGGEEITEEVVEREPPRRTVPWIVLGLGMVVLGGHIMVTAGVEIARAVGISEYIVGLLTGLGTTAPEIVVAGIAARGGEEGISVGAILGSNITDPVFSLGIGPLFYDVALEDPGGVVSSAQYMLVVSLLVLGLFYWQRGIDRRAAVLCLLLYPPSFYIA
- a CDS encoding metal ABC transporter ATP-binding protein is translated as MSAEDAEETVERGATADVPASATGGTVIELRDVEFGYTATPVVEDVSLSITEGEYVAVVGPNGSGKSTLMQLMLGLLEPDSGEARLFGEPAHRFDDGERLGYVAQHASASKEMPITVREVVNMGRFPHVGFGRLWEEDREIVDEALATVGMSAFADRRITQLSGGQRQRAFIARALAGEAELLVLDEPTVGVDAESVQAFYELLQSLNDRGITVLLIEHDLGAVTEHAERVVCLNREVYFDGPTDEFVESDALGRAFGTAANFLGERQ
- a CDS encoding metal ABC transporter substrate-binding protein gives rise to the protein MNDTNGISSSRLSRRQALAVGGGALLSGIAGCLGGTNASSDDGLTAAASFFSFYDFARKIADGTAIRIENLVPVGMHGHGWQPNAQVTRDIIEADAFIHVGPGFQPWADRAIQTLEDDNVDTQLINVREGVELVDLAASLDPDEEGVGEQKGKDPHFWLDPHRARKSVDNITEGLVELAPDEEDTLRENARTYKSERLARIDADYQAIFDAADRQVVQLAAHNAFQYIGVRYGVEMRPLVTNLAASGDVAPEDMRRAQETIREHDIRYIANGVFETRRPAVQLMEETDVEAYFPVTPYAGVKEEWVAENWGYEEIAYNINMPTFEVVLGNKPPDEAGPNGWASEWRNFQ